TTCGACCCTGGCCATAGAATGACCAAcagcagatttcatcaccaatCACATCTTTGATGAACAAAACCCTTCCGTTAAACCTTAAAGACAACTTGTCGAACAGCTCGATGTTCTTGAGCATGTTGTCATCAGagttactggaaaaaaaaaaaaagtatcattaGAAATCCTGCAAAACAGCTCGAGTTGTAATAAAACAAGGGCACAGAACGTTTCTGGCATGCTGGAAACGGCTTTTCAAAAATATACTGATTAAGGccccatgcccacggccatgactgGCTCAGCAGGCAGAATACCGCAGTGAAGTCCGTCATGGCACCCCCtctccaaagaccccatactcgcctcccCTCCCAGATCCGCTGGTCAAGCCCCgcttgacgcggccggcggtgtgtgtattcatgctatacttccgctgtgctacagcagaagtatagcgtgacggccggcttccattgactataatggaagctGGACGTGTGTATTCCTTtggcatttagaacatgccgcTGTTTATTTCACGTTGCGGAAATCTGCAGCGCGAACATTgagttattaggttcaatagaaccggctgttggcattagcccttaaaggACTCAGAACTTAGGGTAACTTCACACGGTTGAAGGGTTCCACGTGAAATCCCCTAGGATCTCCCAGTCGGAGACCTCATATTGCATCTTGTGCACTTTGCACATGATGCGATGCTGCCACCAGCGGGCCCCATCAAAAAcaatgggggtgggggttaaaatgcaagagcacgcacaagataggacATGGATATggacagaaaatccacagcatttctgtcctgtgtgGACGTAACCATAGAGAAACATGAAAGAGCACTAGTTATAAGAAgtttagaacccctttaagaacatgtaTGTAGAGTACATGAAGGATCCTACCTGGTATAGGAATACTTGTTATTGCTTCTGTTGTAAAGTAACTTGACTGCAGGCTGCAAGAAGGAAAACAATCACATCTCAGAGATTACCAACATCCTCGGCAGCCAAATGCTTTGTATCATTCATAGGTTAGCAATGAAATACGTATCTATTTGGTTCACGTGCTGAAAAGGCCGTAAGCTACTCACTAATGTACGTTTTGTGACAGCGCTATTATGTGATGTAGTTTATAAATGATCACAAACGATGTAATAAGAAGCcgattaagggctcatgcccacggccgtaacGGACTCCGCAagaggaatatcgcagcggagtccgccatGGCGCCTCCAAAGACcaccatacttaccactccggatcctcCGTACGCGTCCTGCATGGagggctggcgcgcatgcgcagtacagcacatgacacgCTGGCGGGGCCACGTATTCACGCATTACTTCTGCATTAGCCCTTAGGCAAGATGTTTttcttagacaggcagatacatagtATCAAACAGCATCCTTGTGTTTCTGACCTTATTAGACGTCGCTATCAACTTCTGCTCCTCTTTTGATGATGTAATGACTGGAACTTTGCAGAAAGGTTCATACACATCTTTATTCTGTTGAATAAGAGCACATTAGAGGATTATCCCCGTGTGGTCACATGACTTGTCTTACTTTAGGAATCAAGACTATgaaaatatgaaataaattcaTGCCTACGGTACAGAAAAACACAAACATAAATAAAATCGTTTTCATGTTGCAGCTTCTTTTTGAACTTTTATCAAAGGTTTGTCCAGTCCATTAAGCTTACAGATAGAGGATCCCTATTTTAAAATCTACCTCAAAAAATTCAGATATAACTacagttaggactagagatgagtgagtagtgccttagtctagtacctgcccgctcgtctctaaagaatcggctgccggcgcgggtgagcggtgagttgcgggagtgagcaagggggaggaggagagtaagagagatttcccctccgttcctccccgccagcagccgaatctgtAGAGacgagtaggcaggtactcgaataaggcactactcgctcaagtagtttgtcttagcgagtatgcttgctcatctctagttaggaccctttTCACCCCCACCATACTCCTCCGTATCATACGCACAGGGGTTTGGACAGCAACTCCAGTGGAAAGGCTTCAGCAAACAGCTCCTCATAGCTCAGCTTCCGGGACAGCGGCTAGTGTAATGTCGAGGAGGTGGGATATTGCAGTTGTCTGCAGCCACACCTGTATTAGCTCCTAAAGGGGTTGCCAACTATGGATATCCTATCCTCAATAGTCTGATGCCTGGGACCCTGCTGGTCGGCTGTTTGCCAGGCCGGCATTCTTGTGCACtgtgctgatttctacaggaagcagacagctccttttccactacagtggccaagcttggtattgcaggctaagtttaCATTAATTTCAGTAGGAAtttagctctgttcttactgtagtaacttggcttggtattgcaagtttCTACTGAAATGAACGGGAATTTAGCCAGCAAtatcaagcttggccactgcagtagaaatagagctgtctgcttcctgcagaattcagttaggccatcaatggtttatAACCAGccaatctctttaaaggggttatcccacattCCAGTGTTTTTAAAAGCCTAATATATTCGTAATATCATAAAATAGAATCCTTCATATGCAAATGAAATCACTGTGTGCCTTCCTTCTACATATTTACATTAGATATATGTACTTCTTATAAGTCGTCCATTAGACCTATTGGCCctaaaaacgtaacttttattatgGTTGGTTATCAATGTGAAGGGTAAGTTAAAAACATAGTTCCTACATCTATCATTTCATGGACCATTGCTGCAGGTCAATAGATGCCGTTAAAATAGTCCGCTAAGCCCCCCTGGCTTGTTTCAACGTACATTACGGCTTTATCAGAGGGCATGGGCTTTAGGGATATCCTGCCCCAAACAATCTCCACTCATATTACCTCTTGTGCCAGAACATGAACCCCAATCACCTCATCATAGGGTGCAAAGCCATCACTCTTCAGGAAATCCTACCTGGAGAGACGCCTGACATTCATCCGCCAGCCCCTGCACCAAATAATACTTTGCTTCTGCCAAGAGTTCTTCAATTTCTCTTCGTGTTTCTGGAAGTGGGACAGCCCCATCTCTCAGGTAGTTTAATATGGTCCCAAAGTGTTTCCCACACCGGTCTATAAGAATCCAACCTTAATAGAACAGAAAGGTGATTGAATAAAAGTACTGTAGATAACAATCCCACAGTGTGAAGGACTAGAAGCCACCATGGCCGTATGAAGGCAGGAAGCATATATTgcatttcagccgcacttcagtagcggtgagcgattccagcgacctcattggttgttgggtacacacacccctTTGCAGATGTGCACGAGTACTACTTCATGAGACCcgcggggggttagggttagtttccagccctcctacggccctgctgctgcttatttaacgggccgcccactcctgcacatctccaaaggggggggggtgtatccaacaaccaatgaggtcgctggaatcgctcaccgctactgaagtgcggctgaaatacaaaatatgcagGCAGGCATCATGTGACTCAGGAATAGCAACAAACACCTCTTGTGGATACGATACATCTTAATGTCTAACATAAagatgtcatatctacaagaggtGCAGGAACTTTAGAGTCTCTTGGTGAAATAAAAAATGTACTTTTGTTTAACTAATGacccgtttacacgtaacgattgttgcgcaaaatttgttcaaacgaatgAAAATGCATGATCATTCCATCTAAACGTGAAATCATCGGCACCATTTGTTTAGCTCGTTTGTCACTCAGTTTCAGCCTACATGGAAATTATCACTGGTTCGCTGACTTCACATTATGCCTAAATGCTCCGCATGTAACAGAGCGTGGAGCAtcgagcgagaagtgagcgattctcagcggtgatctgcctgtctcaTCATTCTACACGTGTGAACAGcaagcgctcgattaaccaatgagagccggcgctcaattaaccaatcacagccatttattgaatgactgtgattggttaattgagcaccggctctcattggctgatgtggTGCTTGATTAACCAAACAGGGCATTAAGCTTGCTggagccccgctaccaggaagaagtGCTCTGTTGGCGTGCtgaaggacacggcagcctgcatcAGTGACAGAAATCAGCACGAGGGACCCGAACGCTGGCTGCTAGGcgagtattttttttaacatgtagtgtagctagggcttattttcagggagggcttctattttaagcccctccccccaccccctgaatatcagggtagggcttttttatcagggaaacacagtatgtttCATAAGTGATTAGCATGAGATCCGCCTCTTACCCTCACTATCCGTCAGCACTTCCATCCTCCCGCTGAACATGGCCTTCAGCATGGTGTCCTGCTTGGTGAGGGTCTGCATGGTGGTGTAATACAAGGCACCCCCCACATTAAGCTTCACATACTTGGAGCTGGTGCTGGCACACTTGTAGGAGGTGGTGCGGGTCGTTGCTGCGGGCACCACAGAGCTCACCACACTCTCTCCCGACATTTCTTCCTGGAACAGAACCAAAGATGAGGTGTATACAGTGATAGTTCTATGGAGCCAGGCGATGGCCGCGGTCAGCAGACGTCTCCCTTACAGGTATAATAAGGCCCTACATGACAGCTACCAGCCTAGTAAGGGGGTTACACTGCCGCCAGGGGGCACCAACGCATGGGAAGACACAGCAGACGCCGGGCTCTGATAGGACGTACAGATGGCGATGTCATCAGACAGTCCTGCCGTGTTGTATtatgtacattaaccccttgatgcCAAGTGGTGGGGGTACCGGTTCTACTGGAGAGACGCCCAGCTGCCTGTAGGACAAATCGCCCGACCCGTCCACTACGAAGCTTCACATCAAGAACAGAAAGATACCGGATGCGGTAAAatccacattgctttcaatgggacttatTGTTTTGGTTTGCTTCAGTGCCGTAAAAAAACGGAAaccaagcaaaaaacaaaaaaaaccctaacttgtaggttttttttccccatacaaATAAACGAAGTGCGAATCGATGGGTGGATTTCCTTTTTAACAACATTGTACTCTGCGGTGGACGGACACAGACTGAGGTATTCCATCCGAGTTCCGCCTAACGCAGCCGCGTACGAGCCGCTGGAAAACTacatttcaatttaaaaaaaaaacaaaaaaacacaaaaactgatCCTAACGATCGCCTGATGCAAACGGAAAAGAAGtttcaaaaggaaaaataaataaatggacgTGTTAACGGATAAAAGAATGCCGATGGGAGCCCTAGGGGTCCGTTCCCATCCTGTCCGCCTCCGCCTGGGGGTCCCGTCACGGTGGACATTTAACATCCCGGAACCGGAACCCATCTCGGTCATCATAAAAACCCCCGCTGAAGCGGAGACCAACAGATGTCTGTATTGGCAGGTTTATGTTCATGTTTTGTACCATTCTGTGCTGGAAAGAAAAACATGGCAGCCAGCGCTCCTCTTAGTCACAGAACAGCGTAAACCTACTAAAGCCGCTGTCTGCGATGTCCAAGATAGAACCCCTGGACGGGCTCTGTGTCCGGATCTTCACCACGACGGGACCCGCGGGCGGAATCAGTAACGAGATGTGAGCAGCCCCCACGGCGGAGAAGATCGCGCCAgacttgtgtgttgcgagacgcacaaatgtcGCATGAAAATGAACCCCAtccttttggagaaaaaaatctcGTCCGGTTCTCTCTGCGCAGTCCTCCATTGTTCTTACTGGGACAGTTAACCATCGCTCGGCCCGCTATACGCCCGCGAGGGCGAGGTGGGGTTTCCCATTAaatacaatgggaaacacttgccgatcctccaacaTGGCTGACAGCCGCGCCgggggatcgctacttcacagaagtgatgggaggcggttttgacaGAAAACGTCTGGTCTCCGTGGCGACACCGCGTGTGCGATATTGTGCAGTTTCACGTCCCGCTACCGGCCCGTTCCCAGAGGATGGCCTAGACCGCACACAGTTGTGGCCACGCGGCATCATATGTACGCTCAGAAGCGGATGATCCCCACAACGCTCGTCACATTCGCTGGCGGCAAAGGCGTTAAAATGTTGTGAAATCCAAGAGGGAGGCCTGAGTGATACGGTCTTACAGCCGGCAGGGGATGCGCCAAACCCTTCAGTCATTAACAGACGGGCTGCCCGCTGAGGCTCGCCCGCTCCGCGCCGTATAACAGCGCCCCGCCATTAATCTGATGATTAAAAGCCTCAAACATTTTAGATACTTTAGCAAGTGTCGAGTAAGTCACAGAGGGGCGAAGACCACCAATACTGCAGCGCCCGCCGCAGGGGGCAGGACTGGCAGGCATTTTAGGTGGCACACTTGGATAAGTAAGCCCTCGCGCCAACCCTAAACACACTGTCTGGTCTCTAGCTGCTGCGCCCTtctattgttctctgttatcagccagtggaggctccatagaggtTACCGACAGGAGAGGCACCCTCATACAGTCTGGCGGCGGCACCGGAGTGTGCGGGCGCTCACCTATCGTACACCGCCTGATAATCCGGCGCTCCTACCACCGTATACACCTACAGATGCGAGGAACCCCTCTACTCACCATCAACCCCGATAAACTTCCCTCAGGCCAAGAAACGGGCACCGCCCAACCCCAGCAGACACTTCCGCCCCGCTCTGACGCACTTCCGGTGCCTGAGCCCGCCCCCCGCACACACAGCCCCGCCGCCGCCATGTTCGCCGTGGAAATCATGTTTGCTCGTATGTTCTATAAGCAGAGTGTACAGCGCCACACAACACGAGCCACACCCAGTACCCGGCAGTAGTCGGGGACATGTAATAAGTCGCAGCCATGAGGCGGACTATAGGCTGCCCTCATCAATGATGGCGCTGGCATGTCTGCGCAGCTGCTTGCCAGTTGTCTACGTACTTCCGCCCTTAGTAAGTGCACCGGTAATAACACTCCGCCTGAAGAAGACTGGTTCCCGACTGCAGCCGGGAGCGGCTCTTGTTTGGGGAGCTGAGGAGCTGGTTTGCCCATAAAGGTCAGACCCCCCCCATCCTGGTACCAGTAACCCCTTACTGACCGAGTAGTGTCCTGTGTATGCTGGATACACTATGGATAGACTTATCAGTAGGCAGATTTACTCTGTGTGCCCCCTGTATATAGATACACCCTATATGAACAGTCTGTGTAGGGTGATATATACGGACCATATTCAACACACCATACTATTCCACGGGGCGACATATATTCAGATATTGCCACCCAGAAATAGCGGCCGGGGTAAAAGGGGCGTGCGGATGATCGCGGCATACGATGTTATGTCCATCATTCACCTGCGTATGGATAAACTGACAGCTGTCTGTCGCTGCTCCTATATGTGTACCGCGTATTATGTGGGCGCTGTACGCCCGTGTGATACACAGTAACTCGCAAGCAATCAATAACATTGCCTTACGTGATTTCACGCACATTACtgtgtcagaattgcgtaatgaGAGAGCGCAAAAAAatacgcatgttctattttggtgcatataaatgcgagatagagcccattgttctctatgggtgcatatatacacacgctcCCATAAACAGGTATTGCGTATAGTGGGCGGCGGGTATACATGTCATCACTAagtgacggcgcaggaaatataaacaacaacaaaaaaacggtgtactacacatgaccgcctgcgtgagcaCACGGTCATGGGCAGTACTATTTCACCACCATACGGAGCAATAAAGCCGGCTCCACAGCTGTAAAAACCATGTAAAACGCTGCGGGACCCACGGTTTACACTTAccgccatgtgagcccggccttagggctCCCTCATACAAGCAGAGGTTGGCTTATTGAGTAGTACAGGCGTAATATGCTGTACGCAGCAAGTATGCCCGTGACATGCGTATTCTACACATATGGGTGTATTACGCACCAAAATCAgacaagctgggtacttattttaccgacctcggaaggatggaaggctgagtcaaccttgagacggctacctgaaacATGTGGAGATTGaccccgcaaccttcaggtcgtgagcaagagcttaggactgcatttctgctgccttagcactctgcaccactgcGGTGCCAGCCACCAATGccacctgtattgtatgccaGCAGGCGGTGGCTCTGTAATGAGCCGCCAGCCACAGACACCCCGCATATTGGGGCATTGGCCGCTGATGCCTTCCTAATTATGTGCGGATGGTTCAAGGCTACTCACTATAGTCAGGGGCGTACACAGAACTCAGAGGCCCCATAGCATAACTCAGTTTCTCGTCCGTGTTATTGGGGGGCACGGCAAAGACCTCGGGGTACAGCTGCTGCACAAGAGGCGGACACTAGGCAAGAAAGTGTTCACTCCTCCTACAGACACCAAGCTAGTGTCCGAAGGAGGAAGATCTCCTGCCCTGCAGGGCTTGTGTTGTTTTATTTtagtttgttgttttttcttgTTGAGGTCGGGGATACAGAGTTGGCAATAGATCGCCCTGTTTCCCCACGGAGGAGGGAGGACAGATAGTGTTAACCCCTAAGTCGACTCCCCTGCCTCCAGAAGAAAAGGTAGCACAGTCGAGCTTTAACTCAACTGTGCTAGCGACAGGGTTCCGTCCGTAGAATGCAGCGCTCTCCCCCACCAAGGGGAGGTGAGTTTAGGAGGGCACTTTGCTGGATTTCCGCCTGCTCCAGGTCTTTTTTGGTAAGGTGACTATTCCGAGACTCAGTAGGTCTCTTTCTGGACctcacctcccttcttccagaTGCCCGGGCAGGGGCCTATAGGGGAAGGAGGGAGTTTGTGTGTGACCATTACCTTCATCCCATCCCCCACCAATACTGCATATCTTGACCAACCTGGGGTCCCAGGTTCTCTTGGATCTCTGCCTGctctctctgctggcagagacatCTGATTAAGGGGATCTTGTTTTTCCCCTCATCGCTCCTCAGACATCTCTTCCTCACTTCACCAGGATGTGacttagagctgcactcacatggCCAGCTGTACGTTCTGCCAAGTCGTATTCCTAATTTAGGCCCTGGCTTTAGGTCTACAGAAGCCACACCTCTGCCGGCAGGCTTGGGAAGCCACGGACCAATCagcttctctcctctctccccctgcaATCTCTGTCCTTCACGCTCTCCCTCACTCTGCTCATTGGGAGCCTCCCCAGATTCCTGCCCTCTTCGCTCCTGGGTGGTGTCATTTTCCTCACCAGTCTGCTGGTGCAGATATCCTGGTAACTGGGCCCTCCACAAGGCAGATGTTATCGGGTCAAACGCTGGCCCAAGAAGAGAAGCTGCAAAGTCCAACATTTGTACAggtggaagagaagaagaaactgTTCAGCTGCTGGGTGCTGTAGGGAAGCTGCACATGCAGGATATCGACATGTTGGTGAAGAAAATGGCCAAGCCCAGGAGAACAGGAAGCTGGGGCTGCACTCACGTGGCCAGCGCCACATTCTGCTGTTCCTAACTTAGGTTCTGGCCTCAAGTCTACAGAGGCCGCCCAAAGCGTTTCCCCAAAGTTTTTCGCTTTCATTCTGAAATTGTAAAAGGTCCTTGCCAGGGAGTGAACCATGCCAAACATTTCACCAAACCAAAGCGTTATATAACCTTTTCTGGACAAGTTAAACAATTGTTGTCTTCTCCATCTGTGGACCCCGGTTGGCAACGCACACTACCCTTTTCATAGCAGTTGCCTCATTCTTTCAGGAGTCGCTTGATAAGAAAATGGAATCGCTTGCCAAAGCCTTCTTTGAAACACCAAGCTTGACACTTCATCCCATTTTGCTTCTGCTTGTGTCAGTAGGGGGCTATGCTGTTGCATCGTGGTATTCTTTCCAGTAGCCCACCAGAAGAACAAGCTGACATCGCTTTACAAATTGCCCATGCGGGAAAGCACATTTGCGATGCCTCCTAGGATGTGGCCAGACTCCTGGCATACTCTTTGGCGGCATCAATAGCCACCCGAAGGACCCTGTGGCAGAAGTGTTGGTCTGCTGATGCGGCATCCACGAAGTTCCTCACCCACTTCCCTTTTGTTGGTTTCCGCTTGTTTGGCAGCAAGCTGGACCAGATTATCTTCAAGGCCATGGCAGGTAAAAGCTCACAGCTTTCTCAGAATTGATTGAACTTCCAGCTAACTGCAGAAAAGAGAACTAGTTTTTGTTCCTTTTGCTGCCCCAGCCCTCGTCCCTCAGACACCAAAAATACCTCTCGGGACCATAAGAAGAAGCCATGCACCTTTGTCTTCAAATGGTTAAGCTTGTCTCTGCCTAGTCCTCTCTTGCATGAAGGGCGGTCCCCACTCCAAGCCTCCAGGGTGGGGAGCTGTGTCTCTTTTCAGGGACAATTGACTCCCTCACATCTGAGTTACCTGGGTATGCCAGGTCATTTCCAGAGGCTTTGCAATCGAGTTTTCCTCTTTGCCTCAAGATCGCTTCTTCCGCTTCAGACTCCCTCCTTCCCCTTTAACTACCAAAATTCCGACATGAGCGGAAGCTCATGTTCCGGTTCTGTCAGTGGTTCACATACCAGGGGTGGGCAATTGGGTCGACAATTTTCTCAGCAGAGAAACAGGTGATCCAGGAGGATGGGCATTGCACCCCAAGGTATTCAACCTTTGCTCCAGATGGGGACAGCCAAACGTGGACTTGATGGCATCCAGATTCAATCACAAACTTCCTGGATTCATGTGCAGAGCTCAGGATCCACGGGCCTTAATGGTGGATGCATTGGTCATACCCTGAAGCTAGTTCACGTTCACATATGTCTTTTTGCTGTTTCACCTAATTTCCCGCCTACTCAAGAAGATCAAGCTGGAGGGTCTCCCAGTGATCCCGATTGCTCCGGATTGACTGCTACAGTCATGATCTCCAATCTGGCCGCCCTTCTCACAGACGTAACCTGGTACCTTCGTCTCAGAGATGATCAACTCTCACAGGTTCCCCTCTTCCCCCCGAGTTCGCCCACTCTTCATTTAATGGCATGGAATTTGAGACCGCAGTGCTAAGGCTTTGGGGATTTGTGGATCAATTCATACAGACCATGCTGAAAGCCAGGAAACCACCATCCTCAGGAATTTATCATCATATTTGGAAGGTTTTTTATTCTTTGGTGTGATCAGCGGTAGCTTCACCTCATGCGTTTCTTTCCCAAATTGTGTTTTTCTTCAGGAAGGCCTGGACATGGGCATGAGGCTTAGCTTGCTTAAGGGACAGGTATCTGCACTGACTATCCTATTCCAATGTACCTTGGCCTTAAAGTCTACAGTATGAACTCTTCTGCAGGCGATGGCACGTGGAGTGCCCCCCATACCGTCATCCTTTGGCTGCTTAGGATCTAAATTTGGTATTGGATGCATTACAATTTTATCCCTTTAAACCCATGCTTAGCATTTCCAGTCATC
This region of Eleutherodactylus coqui strain aEleCoq1 chromosome 5, aEleCoq1.hap1, whole genome shotgun sequence genomic DNA includes:
- the KCTD10 gene encoding BTB/POZ domain-containing adapter for CUL3-mediated RhoA degradation protein 3, which gives rise to MEEMSGESVVSSVVPAATTRTTSYKCASTSSKYVKLNVGGALYYTTMQTLTKQDTMLKAMFSGRMEVLTDSEGWILIDRCGKHFGTILNYLRDGAVPLPETRREIEELLAEAKYYLVQGLADECQASLQNKDVYEPFCKVPVITSSKEEQKLIATSNKPAVKLLYNRSNNKYSYTSNSDDNMLKNIELFDKLSLRFNGRVLFIKDVIGDEICCWSFYGQGRKIAEVCCTSIVYATEKKQTKVEFPEARIYEETLNILLYEAQDGRGPDNALLEATGGAAGRSHHLDDDDERDRIERVRRIHIKRPDDRAHLHQ